The Hyphomicrobium sp. 99 genome contains the following window.
TGTTCGAAACACCGCAAACACCTTGGCGATGCCTTTTTTATGTTCATGAGTTTGATGCAATGCGGAAAGGGTTAATACGGGCCATTTGCGCCACAAATAGCCGAAATGAGTGCGCCCCGATCATAACGCGGACCGCCTTCAAAGTGTTGGGAGATCCGCTCGTCTTCAAGACGGAGCCCTATTTCTCGCCCACTCCAAGGCCTGTTCCAGCCGGTCGTCTCCCCAGAACAACTCGCCATCCGGAGTGCTGAAGCTCGGCGCGCCGAATATCCCGAGCGCCTGCGCTTCCTCGGTGTTGGCGCGCAACTCCGATTTGACCGCCTGGTCCCCACTGAGCCGTCGGACGTCGTCGGCTTCGAGACCGGCAGTCGTCAGGCAGTCCGCCAATACGGCGTCATCGGATATGTCCAAGCCCTTGCCGAAAGCAGCTGAAAAAACAGCGCGGGTGAACGCTGCGTCCGCACCTTGGCCTCGTGCCGCAATCGCAAGACGCGCAGCTTTCAATCCGTTGGCCGGAAACGATGCCGGCATTTGAAAAGGAATGCCGCGCGCTGCCGCCGTGCGCGCGATGTCGCGCTGCATGTAGCGGCCCTTCGCCGGATAAATGTTGAACGGCGAGGTATCCCAACCCTGCGATTTGAAGATCGGCCCAAGCAAAAAGGGCTTCCAATCAATGGCGACATCAGCCTTCGCTGCCATCTCCTCGACCCGCATCGCGCTCAAATAAGAGTAGGTCGAGGCGAACTCGTACCAGAAAACGACTGTTGGCTTCATTGCTCTTCCTCGCTGTCCTACCCGCTGTCACAACAGTTAAAGCCAATTGCGACATGTCGTGATATGGCGCCAACCGGACTTGCAGGCAGCGCCGCCGACCCTATAGTGCCGCGCGTTTCCCAACCATTCCAAATTCGAAAGCCAGATCTCCCATGAGCGCCGCGCCTAAATCCGTGAAAAAGGTCGTCCTCGCCTATTCCGGCGGATTGGACACTTCGATCATCCTCAAGTGGCTGCAGGAGACCTACAGCGCGGAAGTCGTGACGTTCACGGCCGATCTTGGCCAGGGCGAAGAGCTGGAGCCCGCCCGCAAGAAAGCCCTGATGCTCGGCATCAAGGAAGAAAACATCTTCATCGAAGACCTGCGCGAAGAATTCGTCCGTGACTTCGTCTTCCCGATGTTCCGCGCCAACACGGTTTACGAAGGCGTTTATCTCTTGGGAACGTCCATCGCCCGTCCGCTGATTGCGAAGAAGCAGATCGAGATCGCCCGCAAAGTCGGCGCCGACGCCGTCTGCCACGGCGCAACCGGCAAGGGCAACGATCAGGTGCGGTTCGAGCTCGGCTATTATGCGCTCGAACCCGGCATCAAGATCATCGCCCCCTGGCGCGAGTGGACGTTCAAGGGCCGCGAAGATCTTCTGGAGTTCGCGCGCAGGAATCAGATCCCCGTCGCCAAGGACAAGGAAGGCGAATCGCCCTTCTCGGTCGATGCCAACCTTCTGCACTCCTCGTCCGAAGGCAAAGTGCTCGAGGATCCGGCAAAGAAGCCGCCCGAGGTCGTCTACCAGCGCACCATTTCGCCGATGAGCGCCCCCGACAAGGTGACGACGATCAAGATCGGCTTTGAAAAGGGCGATCCCGTTTCGCTCGATGGCAAAAAGCTTTCGCCGGCGACCCTTCTGAAGGCCTTGAACGATCTCGGCCGCGACAACGGCATCGGCCGCCTCGATCTCGTCGAGAACCGCTTCGTCGGCATGAAATCGCGCGGCGTTTACGAGACGCCCGGCGGCACGATCCTGATCACTGCCCATCGCGCCATCGAAAGCCTGACGCTCGATCGCGGCGCGGCCCATCTCAAAGACGAGATCATGCCGCGTTACGCCGAACTCATCTACAATGGCTTCTGGTTCTCGCCGGAGCGCGAGATGTTGCAGGCACTGATCGACAAGAGCCAGGAGAACGTCGAAGGCGAAGTGACGCTCGAGCTTTACAAGGGCAACGTCATCGTCATCGGCCGCGAGAGCGCGAAGTCGCTCTATTCGCCGACGCTCGTGACATTCGAAGACGACAAGGGCGCTTACGACCAGAAGGACGCGGAAGGCTTCATCAAGCTCAACGCGTTGCGCTTGCGCACGCTCGGCCTGCGGAACAAGAACTAGCCGGTCAAATCCCTGAAGGAGACGAACATGATCGTCATCACGAGAAACGGCGAAACGACGGTTCTCACGGGTTGGCGCGAATGGCTCGTCAAGATTGTGATTTTCATGGCGGCGGTCCTGCTGTTCGCCGTCATGGCATTTTTGATGTTCGGCCTCGCGGTGACGATCGGAGCGATCGCGCTCGTCGTCATACCGGCAGCGATCATCGTCGGACTGTTCGCGACGATCTTCGGCAGACGCGCTTAAATCTCCGTGTTGCCCACCTGCATCGAGCAGCGCATCGCCAGGGCGCACTAGGACGCTCGCTGACGATTTAATGCGACATTCGAGAATATTGGAATAACATATCTCTGACGGGGGCGATTCGCCCCGATGGCGTCCAGGGCGTTTCACTCGGCACGCGCCCGTTTTATCGGAAGTCGTTCCCGTCGTTTATTTTCCATTTTTGATCGACAACGATTGGGCCCCGGCGACGGCGAGCACGCCGCCCGCATTTACCGTTTGGCTGCCCCGTTTCCGCAATCACACCAGTGTCATGTTCGACTGAAACGAACTCGCGGCCTGCGCAATTTTCGCCTTGAGGCATCTCCGGCCTTGACGACGGGGTCTCGATCCCCGACATCGCGTGCTCGGATGATGAAATGCGCCTCAAAGCGCAAATTGCGAGGATGAGAGAATGAAGCTTGCGGCGGACGGAACGCCCGTGGTGACGCCCGCCGAATGGGCGCCTCAGAAGGCGATTTGGACCGCGTGGCCGGCCGATCCCGACGAGTGGGGCGGCGACCTCGAGACGCCTCGTCGCGACGTGGCGGCACTGATCCGCGCGCTCAGCGTCGCCGGCAATAAGGTCCGCCTTCTCGTGAATGGCGACGAAGCCAAGACCTCGGCTCTCGCTGCACTCGGCGACGCCGCTGAAGTCATCCCCGCGAAGTACGGCGACATCTGGCTCCGCGATACGGGCCCTATCTTCGCGCGCGCAGGCAAGGACGCGGTCGCACTGCGGTTCAAGACGAACAGTTGGGGCGGCAAATACGATCTTCCCGACGACGCAACGGTCGGTGACAACGTTGCCGAGCTTGCGAAAACACCCATCCGCCGTTTCGACTTCGTGCTCGAAGGCGGCGCCGTTGATCATGATGGCGAGGGCACGATCCTCGCCACACAGCAGACCTTGCTCAACCCCAACCGCAATGGCTGGACGAAAGAAGCGGCCGAGCAGGCACTTCGCGATGCCTTCGGCACGAAGAAAGTCATCTGGATCGATGAAGGCCTGAAGAACGACCACACCGACGGGCACATCGACAACATCGCGCGTTTCGTCGCGCCGGGCCGCGTCGTCTGTCAGGCGCCCGCCGGTCCCGACGATCCGAACGCGGAAACGCTGAACGCGATCGCGACAAGTCTCGAGAACGCGACCGACGCGGCGGGCCGCAAGCTCGAAGTCGTTCGCATTCCGGGCGTCGGCCTCTACCGCAACGCGCTTGGCGAAATCTCGCCCGCGTCCCATATGAATTTCATCATCGCCAACGATGTCGTCGTTGTGCCGATCTATGGGACTGCAACCGAGGCCGAAGCGCTTCAGGCTTTGCAGGTTGTTTTTCCCACGCGCGCAGTTGTCGGCGTTTCGTCCCGTGGCTTGCTCGGCTGCGGATTGGCCGGCGGCGGATCATTCCATTGCATCACACAACAGGAGCCCCTGTAGATGGCGCGACGCTCGATCACGGTCGGCAGCATTCAAACGTCCTACGGCCCCAATATCAAAGACAACATCGCCAAGACGGAAGCGTTCGTGCGCGAGGCGGCCGGCCGTGGAGCTGAAATCATCCTGCCGTCCGAGCTGTTCGAGGGCATCTACTTCTGCACGCGTCAGGAACCGAAGTGGTTTCAAACCGCGCATCCGGTCACTGAGCACCCAGCCGTGCTCGCACTTCGCGATCTCGCGAAGTCGTTGAAGGTCGTCATCCCGATATCGTTCTTCGAGAAGGACGGTCCGCGCTATTACAACAGCATCGCGATTGCCGATGCCGATGGCGAAATCCTCGGCGTCTATCGCAAGAGCCATATTCCCGACGGTCCAGGCTATCAGGAAAAATACTATTTCCGCCCTGGCGACACCGGCTTCAAAACCTGGAACACAAAGCACGGCAAGATCGGCGTCGGCATCTGCTGGGATCAGTGGTATCCGGAAACCGCACGCGCCATGGTTCTCCAAGGCGCTGAGATATTATTTTATCCAACCGCAATCGGATCGGAGCCATACGATCCGTCTCTCGACACGCACCTGCAATGGCAGCGCGCGATGCAAGGCCATGCCGTCTCGAATTCCGTACCG
Protein-coding sequences here:
- a CDS encoding 2-hydroxychromene-2-carboxylate isomerase, which codes for MKPTVVFWYEFASTYSYLSAMRVEEMAAKADVAIDWKPFLLGPIFKSQGWDTSPFNIYPAKGRYMQRDIARTAAARGIPFQMPASFPANGLKAARLAIAARGQGADAAFTRAVFSAAFGKGLDISDDAVLADCLTTAGLEADDVRRLSGDQAVKSELRANTEEAQALGIFGAPSFSTPDGELFWGDDRLEQALEWARNRAPS
- a CDS encoding argininosuccinate synthase codes for the protein MSAAPKSVKKVVLAYSGGLDTSIILKWLQETYSAEVVTFTADLGQGEELEPARKKALMLGIKEENIFIEDLREEFVRDFVFPMFRANTVYEGVYLLGTSIARPLIAKKQIEIARKVGADAVCHGATGKGNDQVRFELGYYALEPGIKIIAPWREWTFKGREDLLEFARRNQIPVAKDKEGESPFSVDANLLHSSSEGKVLEDPAKKPPEVVYQRTISPMSAPDKVTTIKIGFEKGDPVSLDGKKLSPATLLKALNDLGRDNGIGRLDLVENRFVGMKSRGVYETPGGTILITAHRAIESLTLDRGAAHLKDEIMPRYAELIYNGFWFSPEREMLQALIDKSQENVEGEVTLELYKGNVIVIGRESAKSLYSPTLVTFEDDKGAYDQKDAEGFIKLNALRLRTLGLRNKN
- a CDS encoding agmatine deiminase family protein, with translation MKLAADGTPVVTPAEWAPQKAIWTAWPADPDEWGGDLETPRRDVAALIRALSVAGNKVRLLVNGDEAKTSALAALGDAAEVIPAKYGDIWLRDTGPIFARAGKDAVALRFKTNSWGGKYDLPDDATVGDNVAELAKTPIRRFDFVLEGGAVDHDGEGTILATQQTLLNPNRNGWTKEAAEQALRDAFGTKKVIWIDEGLKNDHTDGHIDNIARFVAPGRVVCQAPAGPDDPNAETLNAIATSLENATDAAGRKLEVVRIPGVGLYRNALGEISPASHMNFIIANDVVVVPIYGTATEAEALQALQVVFPTRAVVGVSSRGLLGCGLAGGGSFHCITQQEPL
- the aguB gene encoding N-carbamoylputrescine amidase, which encodes MARRSITVGSIQTSYGPNIKDNIAKTEAFVREAAGRGAEIILPSELFEGIYFCTRQEPKWFQTAHPVTEHPAVLALRDLAKSLKVVIPISFFEKDGPRYYNSIAIADADGEILGVYRKSHIPDGPGYQEKYYFRPGDTGFKTWNTKHGKIGVGICWDQWYPETARAMVLQGAEILFYPTAIGSEPYDPSLDTHLQWQRAMQGHAVSNSVPIVAANRIGEEDNDGVKQKYYGHSFISDHRGELVEKFGAEDEGVLVHTFDLDLIETYRAEWGFFRDRRTDLYAKSII